From a single Azospirillaceae bacterium genomic region:
- a CDS encoding DUF969 family protein, producing MLSLIGIAIVAAGFALRLNPLLVAVAAAFGTGLAAGMDVLAIVAAFGRLFNSNRYICLVYLFLPLIGLLERLGIQVQAQRLIGSLKAATVGRTYLVFFVMRQALAALGAKDLSGHAQMVRPVLAPMGVAVAEETLGRSLDGAERTEVRAHAAAAENIALFFSEDIFVAIGSVILIKGYLSANGIEVSPLDVSVWAIPTAIVAVVVHGTRLLLLDRRLRRKAVAP from the coding sequence ATGCTGAGCCTGATCGGCATCGCCATCGTCGCCGCCGGTTTCGCCCTGCGCCTGAACCCGCTGCTGGTGGCGGTGGCCGCCGCCTTCGGTACGGGGCTGGCGGCGGGCATGGACGTACTGGCCATCGTCGCGGCCTTCGGCCGGCTGTTCAATTCCAACCGCTACATCTGCCTGGTCTATCTGTTCCTGCCGCTGATCGGCCTGCTGGAGCGGCTGGGCATCCAGGTGCAGGCCCAGCGCCTGATCGGCAGCCTGAAGGCCGCTACCGTGGGCCGCACCTACCTGGTGTTCTTCGTCATGCGCCAGGCGCTGGCAGCCTTGGGTGCGAAGGACCTCAGCGGCCACGCCCAGATGGTGCGCCCGGTGCTGGCCCCCATGGGCGTGGCGGTGGCGGAAGAGACGCTGGGCCGCTCCCTGGATGGGGCCGAGCGCACCGAGGTGCGGGCCCATGCGGCGGCGGCGGAGAACATCGCCCTGTTCTTCAGCGAGGACATCTTCGTCGCCATCGGCTCCGTCATCCTGATCAAGGGCTATTTGTCGGCCAACGGTATCGAGGTCAGCCCGCTGGACGTTTCCGTCTGGGCCATCCCCACCGCCATCGTGGCGGTCGTGGTGCACGGGACCCGCCTGCTGCTGCTGGACCGGCGCCTGCGCCGCAAGGCGGTGGCCCCATGA
- a CDS encoding hydantoinase B/oxoprolinase family protein: MAHRHADATGWEFWVDRGGTFTDVVARRPDGKLLTAKLLSENPEQYRDAAVAGIRSLLAEHADFPASIDAVKIGTTVATNALLERKGEPLLLAITRGHADALRIGYQARPRLFDRHIRVPEALYTQVVEVVERVDADGAVLTPLDEGATRRDLQAAFDAGYRAVAVVLMHGYRFDDHEKRVAAIARDIGYTQVSVSHETSRLIKLVRRGDTTVVDAYLSPVLRRYVDQVSGALNDNDGDARLLFMQSNGGLVDARSFQGKDAVLSGPAGGIVGMVSTAVEAGFDRVIGFDMGGTSTDVSHYAGTYERTYETMVAGVRLCAPMMNIHTVAAGGGSVCSFDGSRFRVGPESAGAVPGPVCYRRGGPLAVTDCNLMLGKIQPAFFPHVFGPDADQPLDLEAVTARFRDLAEEVKAATGEARTPQQLAEGFITIAVEKMAKAIKEISVQRGYDVAQYTLACFGGAGGQHACLVADALGMKRVMIHPFAGVLSAYGMGLADLRVIRDGTVEQPLSADLDLATPARALADEAKAALAAQDVPVAAVEVELTARLKYAGTDTSLTVPLGDAQALADAFADAHQRRFGFTAPGKVVVVEALAAEAIGHPGRGAAPAADLGAGGDLASLAQVETYMAGQAAHTPVYDRAHLAPGHEVAGPALIREATATTVIEPGWRARVDAHANLILERVVALAPRTAIGTTVDPVMLEVFNNLFMAVAEQMGYALQNTAYSVNIKERLDFSCALFDRGGGLIANAPHMPVHLGSMGDSVRAIVDARTQDGRGMKPGDVYMLNAPYNGGTHLPDVTVVMPVFDRDGSLLVFVAARGHQGDIGGITPGSMPPNSRTVEEEGVLIDNFLLVEGGRFLEAEVRALLAGGAYPARNPDQNIGDLRAQVAACAKGAEEMATMVAQFGRDVVEAYMAHMQDNAEEAVRRVIDVLRDGTFTYEMDNGAVIQVAVTVDRDARQALVDFTGTSGQLETNFNAPLSVCRAAVLYVFRTLVDDEIPMNEGCLKPIVLKVPAGCLLNPAYPAAVVAGNVETSQVVVDALYGALGVMAGAQGTMNNFTFGDDARQYYETICGGSGAGADFDGTSAVQTHMTNSRLTDPEVMEVRYPVLVEGFAIRRGSGGAGRHRGGDGVERLIRFRAPMTAAILSNRRRVPPFGLDGGEAGAPGVTEVHRADGTVQVLAATDTVAMNAGDAILVKTPGGGGFGKAKGTVS; the protein is encoded by the coding sequence ATGGCGCATAGGCATGCGGACGCAACCGGCTGGGAATTCTGGGTCGATCGCGGCGGTACCTTCACCGACGTGGTGGCGCGCCGGCCGGACGGCAAACTGCTGACCGCCAAGCTGCTATCGGAAAATCCTGAGCAATACCGTGACGCCGCCGTGGCCGGCATCCGGTCCCTGTTGGCCGAGCATGCGGATTTCCCCGCATCCATTGATGCCGTGAAGATCGGCACCACCGTTGCCACCAACGCACTGCTGGAACGCAAGGGCGAGCCGCTGCTGCTGGCCATCACCCGGGGCCACGCCGACGCGCTCCGCATCGGTTACCAGGCGCGCCCCCGCCTGTTTGATCGCCACATCCGCGTGCCGGAGGCGCTGTACACCCAGGTGGTGGAGGTGGTCGAGCGGGTGGACGCCGACGGTGCCGTGCTGACGCCCCTGGATGAGGGGGCCACCCGCCGCGACCTTCAGGCGGCGTTCGACGCCGGTTACCGCGCCGTGGCGGTGGTGCTGATGCATGGCTATCGCTTCGACGACCATGAGAAACGGGTGGCCGCCATCGCGCGCGACATCGGCTACACCCAGGTGTCGGTCAGCCATGAGACCAGCCGTTTGATCAAGCTGGTGCGCCGGGGCGACACCACGGTGGTGGACGCCTATCTGTCGCCGGTGCTGCGCCGTTATGTCGACCAGGTGTCGGGCGCGCTGAACGACAATGACGGGGATGCCCGTTTGCTGTTCATGCAGTCCAACGGCGGGCTGGTGGACGCCCGTTCCTTCCAGGGCAAGGACGCCGTGCTGTCCGGTCCCGCCGGCGGCATCGTCGGCATGGTCAGCACGGCGGTGGAGGCCGGGTTCGACCGGGTGATCGGTTTCGACATGGGCGGCACCTCCACCGACGTGTCGCACTACGCCGGCACGTACGAGCGCACCTACGAGACCATGGTGGCCGGCGTGCGCCTGTGCGCCCCCATGATGAACATCCACACCGTGGCGGCGGGTGGCGGCAGCGTCTGTTCCTTCGACGGGTCGCGTTTCCGTGTCGGCCCGGAATCGGCCGGTGCCGTGCCGGGGCCGGTGTGCTATCGCCGCGGCGGACCGCTGGCCGTCACCGACTGCAACCTGATGCTGGGCAAGATCCAGCCGGCCTTCTTCCCCCACGTCTTCGGGCCCGATGCCGACCAGCCGCTGGATCTGGAGGCGGTCACGGCGCGCTTCCGGGACCTCGCCGAGGAGGTGAAGGCCGCGACGGGGGAGGCGCGGACGCCGCAGCAGTTGGCCGAGGGCTTCATCACCATCGCGGTGGAGAAGATGGCCAAGGCCATCAAGGAAATCTCCGTCCAGCGCGGCTACGACGTGGCGCAATACACGCTGGCCTGCTTCGGCGGGGCGGGCGGGCAGCACGCCTGCCTGGTGGCCGACGCCCTGGGCATGAAGCGGGTGATGATCCACCCCTTCGCCGGCGTGCTGTCGGCCTATGGCATGGGCCTGGCCGATCTGCGCGTCATCCGCGACGGCACGGTGGAACAGCCGCTGTCCGCCGACCTGGACCTGGCAACCCCGGCGCGTGCCCTGGCGGATGAGGCCAAGGCGGCGCTGGCGGCACAGGACGTGCCGGTGGCGGCGGTGGAGGTGGAACTGACCGCCCGGCTGAAATACGCCGGCACCGACACCAGCCTGACCGTGCCGCTGGGCGATGCCCAGGCCCTGGCCGACGCCTTCGCCGACGCCCACCAGCGCCGTTTCGGCTTCACCGCCCCCGGTAAGGTCGTGGTGGTGGAGGCGCTGGCGGCCGAGGCCATCGGCCACCCCGGCCGGGGGGCGGCACCCGCCGCCGATCTGGGCGCTGGCGGCGACCTGGCGTCGCTGGCCCAGGTTGAGACCTACATGGCGGGACAGGCCGCCCACACGCCGGTCTATGACCGCGCCCATCTGGCGCCGGGGCATGAGGTTGCCGGCCCGGCCCTGATCCGTGAGGCCACGGCCACCACGGTGATCGAACCCGGCTGGCGCGCCCGGGTGGACGCGCACGCCAACCTGATCCTGGAACGCGTGGTGGCGCTGGCGCCCCGCACCGCCATCGGCACCACTGTCGATCCGGTGATGCTGGAGGTGTTCAACAACCTGTTCATGGCGGTGGCGGAACAGATGGGCTACGCCCTGCAGAACACCGCCTATTCGGTCAACATCAAGGAGCGGCTGGATTTCTCCTGCGCCCTGTTCGACCGCGGCGGCGGGCTGATCGCCAACGCGCCGCACATGCCGGTGCATCTGGGGTCCATGGGCGACAGCGTGCGCGCCATCGTGGATGCGCGCACCCAGGACGGCCGGGGCATGAAGCCGGGCGACGTCTACATGCTGAACGCGCCCTATAACGGCGGTACCCACCTGCCCGACGTCACCGTGGTCATGCCGGTGTTCGATCGCGACGGCAGCCTCTTGGTGTTCGTGGCGGCGCGCGGCCACCAGGGCGACATCGGTGGCATCACCCCCGGCTCCATGCCGCCCAACAGCCGCACGGTGGAGGAAGAGGGCGTCCTGATCGACAACTTCCTGCTGGTGGAGGGCGGCCGCTTCCTGGAGGCGGAAGTGCGGGCCCTGCTGGCTGGTGGTGCCTATCCCGCCCGCAACCCCGACCAGAACATCGGCGATTTGCGGGCCCAGGTGGCCGCCTGCGCCAAGGGGGCGGAGGAGATGGCGACCATGGTGGCCCAGTTCGGCCGCGATGTGGTCGAGGCCTACATGGCCCACATGCAGGACAACGCCGAAGAGGCGGTGCGCCGCGTCATCGACGTGTTGCGCGACGGCACCTTCACCTATGAGATGGACAACGGCGCCGTCATCCAGGTGGCCGTCACCGTGGACCGCGATGCCCGCCAGGCCCTGGTGGACTTCACCGGCACCAGCGGGCAGCTGGAAACCAACTTCAACGCGCCGCTGTCGGTGTGCCGTGCCGCCGTGCTGTACGTCTTCCGCACCCTGGTGGATGACGAGATCCCGATGAACGAGGGCTGCCTGAAGCCCATCGTGCTGAAGGTGCCGGCCGGCTGCCTGCTGAACCCGGCCTATCCGGCGGCGGTGGTGGCGGGCAATGTCGAGACCAGCCAGGTGGTGGTGGACGCCCTCTATGGCGCCTTGGGGGTCATGGCCGGCGCCCAGGGCACCATGAACAACTTCACCTTCGGCGACGACGCCCGCCAGTATTATGAGACCATCTGCGGCGGCTCCGGCGCCGGCGCCGATTTCGACGGCACCAGTGCCGTGCAGACGCACATGACCAACAGCCGCTTGACCGATCCCGAGGTGATGGAGGTGCGCTACCCCGTGCTGGTGGAGGGTTTCGCCATCCGCCGGGGTTCCGGTGGCGCCGGGCGCCATCGGGGTGGCGACGGTGTGGAACGCCTGATCCGTTTCCGCGCGCCCATGACCGCCGCCATCCTGTCCAACCGCCGCCGTGTGCCGCCCTTCGGCCTGGACGGCGGCGAGGCCGGCGCGCCGGGGGTGACGGAGGTGCACCGCGCCGACGGCACGGTCCAGGTGCTGGCGGCCACCGACACGGTGGCCATGAACGCGGGCGACGCCATCCTGGTGAAGACGCCCGGCGGCGGCGGCTTCGGCAAGGCCAAGGGGACTGTTTCCTGA
- a CDS encoding XRE family transcriptional regulator, with the protein MPIGEQIRKRRKEMGLTLQQLADRSGLSAPFISQAERNLSVPSLVSLLALAEALEVDISFFMQVPNTGTIVHRAAKPNVIEVDSPVQYIDLASDLDDRKLDIILMRIPPGHAFPVDTRNGEHFRYVLSGELYATAGNTRTTLKAGDSMHFDARMKHTVENRTEEEAVLLYVGTPSVFKKIVRGK; encoded by the coding sequence ATGCCGATTGGGGAGCAAATCCGCAAGCGTCGTAAGGAAATGGGCCTGACGCTGCAGCAGTTGGCCGACCGTTCCGGCCTGTCGGCACCCTTCATCAGCCAGGCCGAACGCAACCTCAGCGTCCCGTCGCTGGTGTCCCTGCTGGCGCTGGCCGAGGCGCTGGAGGTCGACATCTCCTTCTTCATGCAGGTGCCCAACACCGGCACCATCGTCCACCGCGCCGCCAAGCCCAACGTCATCGAGGTCGACAGCCCCGTCCAGTACATCGACCTGGCGTCGGACCTGGACGACCGCAAGCTGGACATCATCCTGATGCGGATCCCGCCCGGGCACGCCTTCCCGGTGGACACCCGCAACGGCGAACATTTCCGCTACGTCCTGTCGGGCGAACTGTACGCCACCGCCGGCAACACGCGCACCACGCTGAAGGCCGGCGACAGCATGCATTTTGACGCCCGCATGAAGCACACGGTGGAAAACCGCACGGAGGAAGAGGCCGTGCTGCTGTACGTGGGCACGCCCAGCGTCTTCAAGAAGATCGTGCGGGGGAAGTAG
- a CDS encoding peptidase M61, which translates to MKPTVLSLAAVLAAGTALVGPLALLSPALADDAPEAAQALPQPFPPEPPIPEPQDVAYPGTIRLAVDATDTDRRIFWVKEMLPVKGPGPLVLLYPKWLPGNHSPTGAIDKLAGLIIRAKGGPNDGQRVEWRRDPVEIAGFHVDVPKGATALDMEFQFLSPTAENQGRVVMTPDMVNVQWNAVALYPAGYFTRRIPVEASVKLPDGWSFGTALEAAKETGKDGVTTFKPVPFETLVDSPMFAGRYFRRLDLDPGGRSPVHLDIVADRPELLEATPDQIALHRNLVVQADKLFGARHYDHYDLLLALSDKLGHIGLEHHRSSENGTTPNYFTDWNKSAGHDLMSHEYTHSWNGKFRRPADLWTPNYNVPMRDSGLWVYEGQTQFWGWVLAARSGLTTHQQAMDSLASVAATLETRVGRAWRDLEDTTNGPPVAMRRPAPWVSWQRAEDYYVEGLLVWLDADSLIRERSGGKRSLDDFAKAFFGVNDGSFVPATYTFDDVVKALNQVEPYDWASFLRQRLDTHQSAPLDGLARGGYKLVYTDQQPPEASRAGEAPGSLAMTYSLGLALDKGGMLTAVQWDGPAFKAGLTVGAQVLAVNGVAYDVERIKSAVMAAKGQGPAVELIVKNGDRFRTVRLDYHGGLRYPHLEKVEGQPARLDDLLAPKG; encoded by the coding sequence GTGAAGCCTACCGTTCTGTCCCTGGCCGCCGTCCTGGCGGCCGGAACCGCCCTTGTCGGCCCGTTGGCGCTGCTGTCGCCGGCCCTGGCCGACGATGCTCCTGAGGCCGCCCAGGCCCTGCCGCAGCCGTTTCCGCCGGAACCGCCCATCCCCGAACCGCAGGACGTGGCCTATCCCGGCACCATCCGCCTGGCGGTGGACGCCACCGACACCGATCGCCGCATCTTCTGGGTGAAGGAGATGCTGCCGGTGAAGGGGCCGGGGCCCCTGGTGCTGCTGTACCCGAAATGGCTGCCCGGCAACCATTCGCCCACCGGCGCCATCGACAAGCTGGCCGGCCTGATCATCCGCGCCAAGGGCGGCCCCAATGACGGTCAGCGGGTGGAATGGCGGCGCGACCCGGTGGAGATCGCGGGCTTCCACGTCGACGTGCCCAAGGGTGCCACGGCGCTGGACATGGAATTCCAGTTCCTGTCGCCCACGGCGGAAAACCAGGGCCGGGTGGTCATGACCCCCGACATGGTGAACGTGCAGTGGAACGCCGTGGCCCTGTACCCCGCCGGCTATTTCACCCGCCGCATCCCGGTGGAGGCCTCGGTGAAGCTGCCCGACGGCTGGTCCTTCGGCACCGCCCTTGAGGCGGCGAAGGAAACGGGTAAGGACGGTGTCACCACCTTCAAGCCGGTGCCGTTCGAAACCCTGGTGGACAGCCCCATGTTCGCCGGCCGCTACTTCCGCCGGCTGGACCTGGATCCGGGCGGACGCTCGCCCGTGCACCTGGACATCGTCGCCGATCGGCCGGAACTGCTGGAGGCCACGCCCGACCAGATCGCCCTGCACCGCAACCTGGTGGTCCAGGCCGATAAGCTGTTCGGCGCCCGCCACTACGACCATTACGACCTGCTGCTGGCGCTCAGCGACAAGCTGGGCCACATCGGCCTGGAACATCACCGTTCCAGCGAGAATGGCACCACGCCCAATTACTTCACCGACTGGAACAAGTCGGCCGGGCATGACCTGATGAGCCATGAGTACACCCACTCCTGGAACGGCAAGTTCCGCCGCCCGGCGGATCTGTGGACGCCCAACTACAACGTGCCCATGCGCGACAGCGGCCTGTGGGTGTATGAGGGGCAGACCCAGTTCTGGGGCTGGGTGCTGGCGGCGCGCAGCGGCCTGACCACCCACCAGCAGGCGATGGACAGCCTGGCCAGCGTGGCCGCCACCCTGGAAACCCGCGTGGGCCGCGCCTGGCGCGACCTGGAGGACACGACCAACGGTCCGCCGGTCGCCATGCGCCGCCCCGCCCCCTGGGTCAGCTGGCAGCGGGCCGAGGATTATTACGTCGAAGGCCTGCTGGTCTGGCTGGACGCCGACAGCCTGATCCGCGAGCGGTCGGGCGGCAAGCGTTCGCTGGACGACTTCGCCAAGGCCTTCTTCGGGGTCAACGACGGCAGCTTCGTGCCGGCCACCTACACCTTCGACGACGTGGTGAAGGCCCTGAACCAGGTGGAACCCTACGACTGGGCGTCCTTCCTGCGCCAGCGGCTGGACACCCACCAGTCGGCCCCCCTGGATGGCCTGGCGCGCGGCGGCTACAAGCTGGTCTACACCGACCAGCAGCCGCCCGAGGCCAGCCGCGCCGGCGAGGCGCCCGGCTCCCTCGCCATGACCTATTCGCTGGGCCTGGCGCTGGACAAGGGCGGGATGCTGACCGCGGTGCAGTGGGACGGCCCGGCCTTCAAGGCGGGGCTGACCGTGGGCGCGCAGGTGCTGGCGGTCAACGGCGTGGCCTATGACGTTGAACGCATCAAGTCGGCGGTGATGGCGGCCAAGGGCCAGGGCCCGGCGGTGGAACTGATCGTCAAGAACGGCGATCGCTTCCGCACCGTGCGCTTGGACTACCACGGCGGCCTGCGCTACCCGCACCTGGAAAAGGTGGAGGGTCAGCCGGCCCGCCTGGACGACCTGCTGGCGCCCAAGGGCTGA
- a CDS encoding HAD-IIIA family hydrolase, with amino-acid sequence MVILAGEDEARALVDVAGVPLLGRQLRMVAQSTLRDVLVLTGSASIAGYCGDGGPWGLNVRTAHRGDVGTLLADVVVVLPGDAVMDVDLDRLLDHHHRHGAAATLLLRPAERPAAADLVDLADDGRVRGFLPPAPAGNFHNLAWAGPYVVATSAVEASDLPGRLIFDRMLVAGRPVRGYQTPEYVRRIVSAGDLARARADVASGHVRRLSLRQALPAVFLDRDGVLNVERDSISRPKDLVLAPGAAPALARLNRADYRTAVVTNQAVVARGGCTLDGLAAIHARLETLLVAEGAYFDRLYFCPHHPDRNLAGGVPAFLGPCDCRKPRPGMVHAAAADLNIDLGASWMIGDSSSDIGLARAAGIGGILVRDGHGGRDGKSPAVPHMVVDDMAAAVTFILDTWPRLAPWLDGLAAGVAAGEVILIGGTARSGKTTLAQCLSLRLGQLGRRAVVVSLDNWLKSHDQRGEGDGVLDRYDLAAADQALTALLDRGTPVTPPRYDVLTRLSHPGKQAVTLAPDDILIVEGVPALTQAAWRALAARRWFVGGDEDRRQARFAEEYRRRGWPDDRVAATYQSRLRDELPIVLASRDHADRTVSLDEVLG; translated from the coding sequence GTGGTTATTCTTGCGGGTGAGGATGAGGCGCGCGCCCTGGTCGATGTGGCCGGCGTGCCGTTGCTGGGCCGGCAGTTGCGCATGGTCGCGCAGTCCACCCTGCGCGATGTCCTGGTATTGACCGGTTCCGCCAGCATCGCCGGCTATTGCGGCGATGGTGGCCCCTGGGGGCTGAACGTTCGCACCGCGCACCGCGGCGATGTCGGCACCCTGCTGGCCGATGTCGTGGTCGTCCTGCCCGGTGATGCCGTGATGGACGTGGATCTGGACCGGCTGCTGGACCATCACCATCGGCATGGCGCCGCGGCCACCCTGCTGCTGCGGCCCGCCGAACGGCCGGCGGCGGCCGACCTGGTCGATCTGGCGGACGACGGGCGGGTGCGCGGCTTCCTGCCCCCGGCACCGGCGGGGAATTTCCACAACCTGGCCTGGGCCGGCCCTTACGTCGTCGCCACCTCGGCGGTGGAGGCCAGCGACCTGCCGGGCCGCCTGATCTTCGACCGCATGCTGGTGGCCGGCCGGCCGGTGCGGGGCTATCAGACCCCTGAATATGTCCGCCGCATCGTGTCGGCCGGTGATCTGGCCCGCGCCCGGGCGGATGTGGCCAGCGGCCATGTCCGGCGACTGTCGTTGCGCCAGGCCCTGCCGGCGGTGTTCCTGGACCGCGACGGCGTGCTGAATGTGGAGCGGGACAGCATCAGCCGGCCGAAGGATCTGGTCCTGGCTCCGGGGGCGGCACCGGCGCTGGCCCGCCTGAACCGGGCGGACTATCGCACGGCGGTGGTGACCAACCAGGCGGTGGTGGCCCGGGGCGGCTGCACCCTGGACGGCCTGGCCGCCATCCACGCCCGGCTGGAAACGCTGCTGGTGGCGGAGGGCGCTTATTTCGACCGGCTGTATTTCTGCCCCCACCATCCGGACCGGAACCTGGCGGGCGGGGTGCCGGCCTTCCTGGGCCCGTGCGATTGCCGCAAGCCGCGGCCGGGCATGGTCCATGCCGCGGCGGCCGACCTGAACATCGACTTGGGGGCGTCCTGGATGATCGGCGACAGCTCCAGCGACATCGGGCTGGCCCGCGCCGCCGGCATCGGCGGCATCCTGGTGCGCGACGGCCATGGCGGCCGTGACGGCAAAAGCCCGGCCGTGCCCCATATGGTGGTGGATGACATGGCCGCCGCCGTCACCTTCATCCTGGACACCTGGCCCCGGCTGGCGCCCTGGCTGGACGGGTTGGCCGCCGGCGTCGCGGCCGGTGAGGTCATCTTGATCGGCGGCACCGCCCGCTCGGGCAAGACCACGCTGGCGCAATGCCTGTCGCTGCGCCTGGGGCAACTGGGCCGGCGCGCGGTGGTGGTCAGCCTGGACAACTGGCTGAAATCGCATGACCAGCGCGGTGAGGGCGATGGCGTGCTGGACCGCTATGACCTGGCGGCGGCGGATCAGGCCCTGACGGCGCTGCTGGACCGGGGCACGCCCGTCACCCCGCCGCGCTACGACGTGCTGACCCGCCTCAGCCACCCGGGGAAGCAGGCCGTGACCCTGGCGCCGGACGACATCCTGATCGTCGAGGGCGTGCCCGCCCTGACCCAGGCGGCCTGGCGCGCGCTGGCGGCACGGCGCTGGTTCGTGGGCGGGGACGAGGACCGGCGCCAAGCCCGCTTCGCGGAGGAGTACCGGCGGCGCGGCTGGCCGGACGACCGCGTGGCCGCGACCTATCAGTCACGCCTGCGCGACGAGCTGCCCATCGTGCTGGCCAGCCGGGATCATGCCGACCGGACCGTCAGCCTGGATGAGGTGTTAGGCTAG
- a CDS encoding SIS domain-containing protein — protein MLKFPNARYDDCGAYGDDYFEQLAQAAASVDRAALHAAADLLARTIAGDGILYACGNGGSAAIVNHLACDCLKGVRTDTGLRPRVHSLSANVEILTAIANDIAYQDVFAYQLESLGRPGDALVAISSSGVSPNIVRALEAARGLGMATIAMTGFTGGAAAPAADVSLHVDAHNYGVVEDVHQSLMHILAQYLRQRHMDGGLIAQRKF, from the coding sequence ATGCTGAAATTTCCGAACGCGCGTTATGACGATTGCGGCGCCTACGGCGACGATTATTTCGAACAATTGGCGCAGGCTGCCGCCAGCGTGGACCGGGCAGCACTGCACGCCGCCGCCGACCTGCTGGCCCGGACCATCGCCGGTGACGGCATCCTGTACGCCTGCGGCAACGGCGGCTCGGCCGCCATCGTCAACCATCTGGCCTGTGACTGCCTGAAGGGCGTGCGCACCGATACGGGCTTGCGTCCCCGGGTGCACAGCCTGTCGGCCAATGTCGAGATCCTGACCGCCATCGCCAACGACATCGCTTATCAGGACGTCTTCGCCTATCAGCTGGAATCGCTGGGCCGGCCGGGCGACGCGCTGGTTGCCATCTCCTCCTCCGGTGTTTCGCCCAACATCGTGCGCGCCCTTGAGGCGGCCCGGGGCCTGGGCATGGCCACCATCGCCATGACCGGCTTCACCGGCGGGGCCGCCGCGCCGGCCGCCGATGTCAGCCTGCACGTCGATGCCCACAATTATGGCGTGGTGGAGGATGTGCACCAGTCGCTGATGCACATCCTGGCCCAGTACCTGCGCCAGCGGCACATGGACGGCGGCCTGATCGCCCAGCGCAAGTTCTGA
- a CDS encoding DUF4142 domain-containing protein, translated as MRIPSAKATTTAALCLMLFTPALASAQESVGDKAKSVGEKTGANSVLGVTPRTEDFVKEAAIGDMFEIESSQLAQQQGDPSTKDFATRMIDAHTKTSAELKAIVTGGTVQATIPTALDSAHQKKLDKLKGLTGTDFLKQYHEDQVSAHKDADSAFQRYAKGGENAALKDWAAKTEPAIAHHLDMAKALDK; from the coding sequence ATGAGGATCCCCAGCGCCAAGGCGACCACCACCGCCGCCCTATGCCTGATGCTTTTCACCCCGGCCCTGGCATCGGCCCAGGAAAGCGTGGGCGACAAGGCGAAATCGGTGGGTGAGAAGACCGGCGCCAATTCCGTGCTGGGCGTCACCCCGCGGACGGAGGACTTCGTCAAGGAGGCCGCCATCGGCGACATGTTCGAGATCGAGTCCAGCCAGCTGGCCCAGCAGCAGGGCGACCCATCCACCAAGGACTTCGCCACCCGGATGATCGACGCCCACACCAAGACCTCGGCCGAACTGAAGGCCATCGTCACCGGCGGCACGGTGCAGGCCACCATCCCCACGGCCCTGGACAGCGCCCACCAGAAGAAACTGGACAAGCTGAAGGGCCTGACCGGCACCGACTTCCTGAAGCAATACCATGAGGACCAGGTGAGCGCGCACAAGGACGCCGACAGCGCCTTCCAGCGCTATGCCAAGGGCGGGGAGAACGCGGCCCTGAAGGACTGGGCCGCCAAGACCGAACCGGCCATCGCCCACCACCTGGACATGGCCAAGGCGCTGGACAAGTAA